A genomic segment from Chlorogloeopsis sp. ULAP01 encodes:
- the dacB gene encoding D-alanyl-D-alanine carboxypeptidase/D-alanyl-D-alanine-endopeptidase has product MPKTISSSLLILFLGLQVGINHQIAKAQTPTPVAPTTNPKTICPAQLGTAVDAIISRSEFSRARWGILVQNLGSTETLYNRDAQKYFIPASNTKVLTTAAALIQLGANYRIRTSVYRDRDGLRVVGRGDPSLTDAQLITLAKQLKQKGIKEIRQLIVDDSYFQGDIVNPSWQWEDLQSGDGIPINSLIVNQNSFSFIVSPQTSGKPLKLIWLNSDQKKQWQIINQSVTVEKNQPSFIKVTRDLQGSTLRIQGQLPEGSQSQFVNLPVFTPAEYFLQRFRRALAAEKITVRQASILDSSSENEIAELAVVQSPLLSELVMTANQNSNNFYTEALLRALAIKKPATKNQSTADAGIEVLKATLTQLGVEPTSYILADGSGLSRKNLITPQALVQTLQGMANSPQAKVFRASLPVAGVSGTLKNRLIDTSAAGIVQAKTGTLGGVVTLSGYVNAPNYNPVVFSMMVNQTEQPARVVRQAMDEILVMLAQLQRC; this is encoded by the coding sequence ATGCCTAAGACAATTTCTAGTAGCTTGTTAATACTATTTTTAGGTTTACAAGTAGGCATCAATCACCAAATAGCAAAAGCACAAACTCCAACACCTGTAGCACCGACAACTAACCCAAAAACAATTTGCCCAGCTCAACTAGGAACGGCGGTAGATGCGATTATTAGCCGTTCTGAATTCAGTCGGGCGCGTTGGGGAATATTAGTACAAAATCTGGGTTCTACCGAAACCCTTTACAACCGGGATGCTCAGAAATATTTCATTCCAGCTTCTAACACAAAAGTGCTAACTACAGCTGCCGCACTCATACAACTCGGTGCAAATTACCGCATTCGTACTTCAGTGTATCGCGATCGCGATGGGTTGCGTGTAGTGGGTAGGGGAGATCCCAGTTTAACCGATGCCCAACTGATAACATTAGCCAAGCAGTTGAAACAAAAGGGTATCAAAGAAATTAGGCAGTTGATTGTTGACGATAGTTATTTTCAAGGAGATATTGTTAATCCTAGTTGGCAATGGGAAGATTTACAATCAGGCGATGGGATACCAATAAATAGTCTAATTGTGAATCAAAATTCTTTTAGTTTTATTGTGTCACCCCAAACTTCAGGTAAACCTCTAAAACTAATTTGGTTAAATTCCGATCAGAAAAAACAGTGGCAGATAATTAATCAATCTGTGACAGTTGAGAAAAACCAACCAAGTTTTATTAAGGTTACTCGCGATTTACAAGGTTCAACACTGCGAATTCAAGGTCAGTTACCAGAAGGTTCTCAATCACAATTTGTCAATTTACCTGTGTTTACGCCAGCAGAGTATTTTTTACAGCGTTTTCGTCGTGCCTTAGCAGCAGAAAAAATTACTGTTAGACAAGCATCTATTTTAGATAGCAGTAGCGAAAATGAAATAGCAGAATTAGCCGTTGTTCAATCTCCTCTATTATCAGAATTGGTAATGACGGCAAATCAAAATAGTAATAATTTCTATACTGAGGCATTACTAAGAGCATTAGCTATTAAAAAACCAGCAACAAAAAATCAAAGTACAGCTGATGCAGGTATAGAAGTTTTAAAAGCAACTTTAACTCAATTGGGAGTTGAACCAACTAGTTATATTTTGGCAGATGGTTCGGGTTTATCGCGCAAAAATTTAATTACTCCACAAGCTTTAGTACAAACATTACAAGGGATGGCAAACTCACCACAAGCAAAAGTTTTTCGTGCTTCTTTACCTGTGGCGGGTGTTAGTGGTACTTTAAAAAATCGTTTGATTGATACGTCGGCAGCAGGAATTGTACAAGCAAAAACAGGAACTCTGGGTGGTGTTGTTACTCTCTCAGGATATGTTAATGCACCTAACTATAACCCAGTTGTGTTTAGTATGATGGTCAATCAAACTGAACAACCTGCAAGGGTTGTACGGCAAGCGATGGATGAAATTTTAGTGATGTTAGCGCAATTACAGCGTTGTTAG